In the Microcebus murinus isolate Inina chromosome 14, M.murinus_Inina_mat1.0, whole genome shotgun sequence genome, one interval contains:
- the HPS6 gene encoding BLOC-2 complex member HPS6, translating to MKRVGTLRLLSDLSNFSGAARLRELLAGDPAVRVRCSADGRHLLLLRPPGAPAPQLLVAVRGPGAELERSWPTGQPSPLDAFFLPWPARPALILVWESGLAEVWGAGVGPSWRLLQSTELCPGGGARVVAVAAPRGRLVWCEERQVGTEGRLGPPAAAFSHWVCLRTLEPSGEASTNLGRTHVLLHHCPRFGLLASRKDLFLVPTATTWPGVSHILLIWSLGKGKVMVAAPCLGLSHSKSLNPGRGDTWDFRTLLRSLPGLLSPREPLAVHTWAPTPQGLLLLDFKGTVHLVQSHGGTRTVGTLQEAPVGLQGSAALGTFHGTLACVLGSTLELLDMGRGQLLERKVLSTDRVHMLEPPAPGMEDEEELETRGGLRLLSALGLFCVGWEASQGVELPSAKDLVFEEACGYYQRRSLRGVKLTPEELKHNSTFRAPQALASILQGHLPPSTLLTTLRAELRDYRGLEQLKAQLVAGDDEEAGWTELAEQEVARLLRTELVGDHLAQLNTVFQALPTAAWAATLRTLQLQPDGNGKLRSQAPPDVWKKVLWGTTAGNEPPNGILPPFELLCQCLCRLEPRWLPPFVELAQQQGGPGWGAGSPGLPLYRRALAVLGEEGTRPEALELELLLGSGRPKAVLQAVGQLVQKEQWERALDAGLALGPSSPLLRSEIFKLLLAEFAQHRRLDAHLPLLGLLCPPELAPAEILLLLRTYLPDEVEPPTPFPEPGAEAPLTVGLLRTLLEQTGAQGRPSGPVLSLYEDVLWDPSTPPPAPPRDL from the coding sequence GTCCGAGTCCGCTGCAGCGCGGACGGCcgccacctgctgctgctgcgaCCCCCCGGGGCGCCGGCCCCGCAGCTGCTGGTCGCGGTGCGTGGACCCGGCGCGGAACTGGAGCGTTCCTGGCCGACTGGCCAGCCCTCACCCCTAGACGCCTTCTTCCTACCGTGGCCGGCGCGACCTGCACTGATCCTGGTGTGGGAGAGTGGCCTAGCCGAGGTGTGGGGCGCGGGGGTGGGGCCTAGCTGGCGGCTACTGCAGAGCACCGAGCTGTGTCCGGGCGGTGGAGCCCGCGTGGTGGCCGTGGCGGCGCCCCGAGGCCGTCTGGTGTGGTGCGAGGAGCGTCAGGTCGGTACTGAGGGTCGGCTTGGGCCGCCTGCAGCCGCTTTCAGCCACTGGGTGTGCCTCCGCACCCTGGAGCCCAGCGGGGAGGCCAGCACCAATTTGGGCCGCACACACGTCCTGCTACACCACTGCCCCCGTTTTGGGCTGCTGGCCTCCCGCAAGGACCTGTTCCTGGTACCCACTGCCACCACCTGGCCTGGTGTGTCCCACATTCTGCTCATCTGGAGTCTAGGCAAGGGCAAAGTGATGGTGGCTGCCCCATGTCTTGGCCTCTCACACAGTAAGAGTCTGAATCCAGGACGAGGGGACACATGGGACTTCCGGACCCTGCTACGAAGCCTTCCTGGGTTGTTGTCCCCCAGGGAGCCATTGGCTGTACATACCTGGGCCCCAACTCCCCAGGGCCTGCTGTTGCTTGACTTCAAGGGCACTGTGCATCTAGTGCAGTCCCACGGTGGTACCCGGACTGTGGGCACCCTGCAGGAGGCACCTGTAGGCCTTCAGGGATCTGCAGCCCTGGGAACATTTCATGGCACTCTGGCTTGTGTGCTGGGCTCTACCTTGGAACTATTGGACATGGGCAGGGGGCAGCTGCTAGAGAGGAAGGTCCTAAGTACAGACAGAGTACACATGCTggaacccccagcccctggcatgGAGGATGAGGAAGAGCTGGAGACCCGAGGGGGTCTTCGTTTGCTTTCAGCCTTGGGTCTGTTTTGTGTGGGCTGGGAAGCCTCACAGGGTGTAGAGCTGCCTTCAGCCAAGGACCTGGTTTTTGAGGAGGCCTGCGGGTACTACCAGCGGCGGAGCCTGCGCGGTGTCAAGCTCACCCCAGAGGAACTGAAACACAATAGCACATTCCGGGCACCTCAAGCTCTAGCCTCCATCCTCCAGGGTCACCTGCCCCCATCTACACTGTTGACCACATTGAGGGCTGAGCTTCGGGATTATCGAGGCTTAGAGCAGCTCAAGGCTCAGCTGGTGGCTGGGGATGATGAGGAGGCTGGCTGGACAGAGCTGGCAGAGCAGGAAGTGGCTCGCCTGCTGAGGACCGAGTTGGTGGGAGACCATCTGGCCCAACTCAACACTGTTTTCCAAGCCCTTCCTACAGCAGCATGGGCTGCCACCCTTAGGACCCTGCAGCTCCAGCCAGATGGGAATGGCAAGCTGAGGTCTCAAGCTCCACCAGATGTGTGGAAGAAGGTGCTATGGGGTACAACAGCTGGAAATGAACCTCCCAATGGGATACTGCCTCCCTTTGAACTCCTGTGCCAATGCCTCTGCCGATTGGAGCCTCGATGGCTGCCACCCTTTGTGGAACTGGCACAGCAGCAGGGTGGGCCGGGCTGGGGGGCAGGAAGCCCAGGGTTGCCACTGTATCGCCGTGCCCTTGCAGTGCTAGGTGAGGAGGGGACCAGGCCTGAGGCACTCGAGCTAGAGCTACTCTTGGGCAGTGGGAGACCTAAAGCTGTGCTTCAAGCTGTAGGGCAGTTGGTGCAAAAGGAACAGTGGGAGCGGGCTCTGGATGCTGGCCTGGCCCTTGGCCCCTCCAGCCCTCTGCTTAGGAGTGAGATCTTCAAACTGCTGCTGGCCGAGTTTGCCCAACATCGCCGGCTTGATGCTCACCtccccctccttggcctcctgtGCCCACCAGAACTGGCTCCAGCTGAGATCCTGCTTCTACTGCGGACATACCTTCCAGATGAGGTggagccccccaccccattccctgAACCTGGGGCAGAGGCCCCTCTCACTGTGGGCTTACTCAGAACCCTGCTGGAGCAGACTGGGGCTCAAGGACGGCCATCGGGCCCAGTTCTAAGTCTATATGAGGACGTCCTATGGGACCCAAGCACTCCACCACCTGCTCCACCTCGGGACTTATGA